Proteins from a genomic interval of Arachis hypogaea cultivar Tifrunner chromosome 10, arahy.Tifrunner.gnm2.J5K5, whole genome shotgun sequence:
- the LOC112714981 gene encoding deoxyuridine 5'-triphosphate nucleotidohydrolase, with product MAQPDSHATNGSIVVEIQEPSPEILKIHQDADISTNLASLLRVKKLSNNAVLPSRASPLSAGYDLSSAVETKILARGKALVATDLSISIPEGTYARIAPRSGLALKHSIDVGAGVIDADYRGPVGVILFNHSDVDFEVKVGDRVAQLILEKIVTPDVVEVEDLDSTVRGEGGFGSTGV from the exons ATGGCCCAACCAGACTCCCACGCCACCAACGGCTCCATCGTCGTCGAGATCCAAGAGCCCTCCCCCGAGATCCTCAAGATCCACCAAGACGCTGACATTTCCACCAACCTTGCTTCTCTCCTCCGTGTAAAGAAGCTCTCCAACAATGCCGTTCTTCCCTCTAGGGCTTCTCCTCTCTCCGCCGGTTACGATCTTTCCAG TGCTGTGGAGACGAAGATTTTGGCGAGAGGCAAGGCTCTGGTGGCTACTGATCTCAGCATTTCGATTCCAGAAGGCACCTATGCGCGCATTG CTCCGCGATCAGGTCTTGCGTTGAAGCATTCGATTGACGTTGGTGCAGGGGTGATCGACGCCGATTACAGAGGACCGGTTGGGGTGATACTGTTCAACCATTCGGATGTTGATTTTGAGGTGAAGGTTGGTGACAGAGTTGCACAGCTGATTTTGGAGAAGATTGTGACTCCTGATGTTGTTGAGGTTGAGGATTTGGATTCAACTGTTAGGGGTGAAGGTGGGTTTGGATCAACCGGTGTTTGA